The Thermocrinis ruber genome has a window encoding:
- the purM gene encoding phosphoribosylformylglycinamidine cyclo-ligase, which yields MDKLTYKSAGVDLEKAERFVEFIKEKTRSLGFQIKLFGSFASGVSLQGYKKPILMMTTDGVGTKLKIAQELGIHHTVGIDLVAMNVNDLITSGAKPLGFMDYIATGRIELEVLKKVIEGILEGCKQAEMPLVGGETAEMPGFYPDGVYDLAGFCVGVCEEEELITGENIKPGDILIGLPSSGFHSNGYSLIRKVVEINKLSYSTFMEEFGKTLGEVLLEPTRIYWREVKELIEKKVEIKGMAHITGGGLPGNLVRILPEGTKAVVEEKKIPKNPIFDWVQRLGKIEREEMFRVFNMGVGFVLVVDEMNASKVLSQIPQAFELGVIKAGERSVEIA from the coding sequence ATGGATAAGCTAACGTACAAATCTGCGGGCGTAGACCTGGAAAAGGCAGAAAGATTTGTGGAGTTTATAAAAGAAAAGACAAGGAGCTTGGGCTTCCAAATCAAGCTTTTTGGAAGTTTTGCCAGCGGTGTTTCTCTGCAGGGCTACAAAAAGCCAATACTCATGATGACCACCGACGGGGTGGGTACAAAGCTCAAAATAGCCCAAGAGCTTGGTATCCATCACACGGTAGGCATAGACCTTGTGGCTATGAACGTTAATGACCTTATAACCTCCGGCGCTAAGCCCTTAGGATTTATGGATTACATAGCTACTGGCAGAATAGAGTTGGAGGTTCTAAAGAAGGTTATTGAGGGTATATTGGAAGGCTGTAAGCAGGCGGAGATGCCCTTGGTGGGCGGGGAAACTGCAGAGATGCCCGGCTTTTATCCGGATGGCGTCTATGACCTTGCGGGCTTTTGTGTGGGTGTGTGCGAAGAGGAGGAACTCATAACCGGGGAAAACATAAAACCTGGAGACATTCTAATAGGACTTCCTTCTTCGGGCTTTCACAGCAACGGCTACTCCCTTATCAGAAAGGTTGTAGAGATAAACAAACTTAGCTATTCCACCTTTATGGAAGAGTTTGGAAAAACCCTTGGGGAGGTTTTGCTTGAACCCACAAGAATATACTGGAGGGAGGTAAAGGAGCTTATTGAAAAGAAAGTGGAAATAAAAGGCATGGCGCATATAACGGGCGGGGGACTGCCGGGAAACTTGGTTCGGATCCTTCCAGAAGGTACAAAGGCGGTGGTGGAAGAGAAGAAAATTCCAAAAAATCCTATCTTTGACTGGGTGCAAAGACTTGGTAAAATAGAAAGGGAGGAGATGTTTAGGGTTTTTAACATGGGTGTGGGGTTTGTTCTGGTTGTGGATGAAATGAACGCAAGCAAAGTGCTTTCCCAAATCCCTCAAGCCTTTGAACTAGGTGTAATAAAAGCCGGAGAAAGGAGTGTAGAAATTGCGTAG
- the bamA gene encoding outer membrane protein assembly factor BamA: protein MRRIVLLLLVSFGWLFAQRVEGVKIEGALYVPEDVIRGLIKVKEGMSYDPFAVREDIRRLYRTGFFESVEVYEEKLGDKVFLTYKVKDLPVIYKIEFRGNKKIKSDELEKKIGIETEVGKIDVEELTRQFTSSPAIEEKVEVQRRLKLGRVLSQEEMETIKNRIIQAYEREGYPNVQVSYELVPKKGASKLVYNIIEGEPEYVASVEIKGNKSFRKGRLLNLMETKPPSLLAFRLKPPFSEELLKEDIKRIEEFYRSEGFLEAKVSYRVEKEKNRYRIFIEVQEGPRYKLKAVKLEGNTYFSSRELIGNLLKKNKGGFYRDEVIKNIIKNIRDQYTQIGFLGVSVDREERRDNQKKEVEVVLRISEGEPFYVGRIEVRGNYETRDYVIRREMRVQEGDLINQRELERSRTRIFNLGYYEDVSIEPSSVEGNKLDLETRVRERFTGQFSVGLGYNQVTKLSGFISLRKGNFLGTGDIASISVSYGSKIKDNALSYTKKWFLNLPIDLSGSVYDRRIEYTTYTVGRTGLDLIISREISEFWRISGGISFQRVKYSNISPNASPIILQEAGERQSRKFIFGVSRDTRDNYLFPTKGSLTEIGYSVAVPVLGGTERFNKINLSHQTFLKDPFFDTDLILAFKGVLGVVEPYSRKTVPLDERFFVGGDFTIRGYKYGYAGPLDPNTSDPIGAKRQIILSAEANYPLYKNILYGALFYDTGLGFDKTSELKLQNLKGGYGVGVRFITPFAPIKLDWAFKTKKVPGDTSRSRIHFVLGFFF from the coding sequence TTGCGTAGGATTGTTCTCTTGCTTTTAGTAAGCTTTGGTTGGCTCTTTGCCCAAAGGGTGGAGGGCGTAAAAATAGAGGGTGCCCTATATGTGCCGGAGGATGTAATTAGAGGACTTATAAAGGTTAAGGAGGGTATGTCTTACGATCCCTTTGCAGTGCGGGAAGATATAAGACGCCTTTACAGAACCGGCTTTTTTGAAAGCGTGGAAGTGTACGAAGAAAAGTTGGGAGATAAAGTGTTCCTAACCTACAAGGTCAAAGACCTGCCGGTTATATACAAAATAGAATTCAGAGGAAACAAGAAGATAAAGAGCGATGAGCTTGAAAAGAAAATCGGTATAGAAACAGAGGTGGGAAAGATAGATGTGGAGGAGTTGACCCGGCAATTCACCTCCTCACCCGCCATAGAAGAGAAAGTGGAGGTACAAAGAAGGCTAAAGCTGGGAAGGGTCCTCAGCCAAGAGGAGATGGAAACCATAAAAAACAGGATCATTCAAGCATACGAAAGGGAAGGATACCCAAACGTGCAGGTCTCTTATGAACTCGTGCCCAAAAAGGGAGCGTCTAAGCTTGTGTATAACATAATAGAGGGTGAGCCTGAGTATGTGGCAAGCGTTGAAATAAAAGGAAATAAAAGCTTTAGGAAGGGAAGACTTTTGAACCTGATGGAAACGAAGCCCCCGAGCTTGCTTGCCTTTAGACTAAAGCCACCCTTTAGTGAAGAACTCCTTAAGGAGGATATAAAGAGGATCGAAGAGTTTTACAGGTCTGAGGGCTTTTTGGAGGCAAAGGTTTCATACAGGGTAGAAAAAGAAAAAAACAGGTACAGGATTTTCATAGAAGTTCAAGAGGGACCAAGGTATAAACTGAAGGCAGTGAAGCTAGAGGGGAACACTTACTTTTCGTCCAGGGAGCTGATAGGTAATCTTCTTAAAAAGAACAAGGGAGGATTTTATAGAGATGAGGTTATAAAGAACATCATTAAAAACATAAGGGATCAATACACCCAAATAGGCTTCCTTGGTGTTTCTGTGGATAGAGAGGAAAGAAGGGATAACCAAAAAAAGGAAGTGGAAGTGGTTTTAAGGATATCCGAGGGTGAGCCCTTCTATGTGGGAAGGATAGAGGTAAGAGGAAACTATGAAACAAGAGATTACGTAATAAGAAGGGAGATGAGGGTTCAGGAAGGAGACCTTATCAACCAGAGGGAATTGGAGAGGTCAAGAACGAGGATCTTCAACCTGGGTTATTACGAGGATGTTAGCATAGAACCCTCCTCTGTCGAAGGGAATAAGCTGGATCTGGAAACCAGAGTAAGAGAGAGATTTACCGGACAGTTCTCTGTAGGTTTGGGCTACAACCAGGTAACCAAGTTGTCTGGTTTTATCTCCCTTAGAAAGGGAAACTTTTTAGGCACAGGAGACATAGCCAGCATTTCCGTATCTTACGGTAGCAAAATAAAAGACAACGCCCTTTCTTACACAAAAAAATGGTTTCTGAACCTACCCATAGACCTTAGTGGTTCCGTTTACGACAGGCGTATAGAATACACAACTTACACGGTAGGAAGAACAGGTTTGGACCTGATAATATCAAGAGAGATAAGCGAATTTTGGAGGATCAGCGGTGGGATTAGCTTTCAGAGGGTCAAATACTCAAACATATCTCCGAACGCATCACCCATAATACTTCAGGAGGCTGGAGAAAGACAATCTAGAAAGTTTATTTTTGGCGTTTCAAGGGATACAAGGGATAACTATCTCTTTCCCACAAAGGGTTCTCTTACAGAGATAGGGTACTCGGTTGCAGTGCCCGTTTTGGGAGGAACGGAAAGGTTTAACAAAATTAACCTATCCCATCAAACCTTTCTAAAGGATCCATTTTTTGATACAGACTTAATACTTGCCTTTAAGGGAGTCCTTGGCGTTGTGGAACCTTACAGCAGAAAGACGGTGCCCTTGGACGAAAGGTTCTTCGTAGGTGGAGACTTCACAATCAGAGGCTACAAATATGGCTATGCAGGTCCTTTGGACCCTAACACTTCAGACCCCATAGGTGCCAAAAGGCAAATAATACTTTCTGCGGAAGCCAACTATCCACTTTACAAAAATATACTTTACGGAGCACTATTTTACGACACAGGGCTTGGCTTTGATAAAACCAGCGAGTTAAAACTTCAAAATCTAAAAGGAGGCTATGGCGTAGGAGTGAGGTTTATCACCCCCTTTGCCCCCATTAAGCTGGACT
- the thpR gene encoding RNA 2',3'-cyclic phosphodiesterase — protein MVRVFVGFFSTKTIQEQVERLKEQTEDFIKGKWVEPQNYHMTFQFIGEVPEEKLMDIIKGVQEVSQRNKPIRVKYKSLGVFPDIDKARVLWIGVSEGAERLKALAKDVYNTNKKYGIRSDGKPFYPHVTICRIKEYDKKKLKNLLKRYENYNFGEDLVDRISIIRSSLTSIGPIYSVLEEFYLNG, from the coding sequence GTGGTAAGAGTTTTTGTTGGTTTCTTCTCCACAAAGACCATACAGGAACAGGTGGAAAGGCTAAAGGAACAAACGGAGGACTTTATAAAGGGTAAGTGGGTGGAACCACAAAACTACCACATGACCTTTCAGTTCATAGGAGAGGTGCCGGAGGAGAAATTGATGGATATAATAAAGGGCGTGCAGGAGGTCTCTCAGAGAAACAAACCCATAAGGGTAAAGTATAAATCCTTAGGAGTTTTCCCAGACATAGATAAGGCAAGGGTGCTATGGATTGGTGTATCAGAGGGTGCAGAAAGACTCAAGGCGCTGGCTAAGGATGTATACAACACCAACAAAAAATACGGTATAAGGAGCGATGGTAAGCCCTTTTACCCTCATGTAACCATTTGCAGAATAAAGGAGTATGATAAGAAAAAGCTAAAGAACCTTCTCAAAAGGTACGAAAACTACAATTTTGGAGAGGACCTGGTGGACAGAATATCCATAATAAGGAGTTCTTTAACTTCCATAGGACCTATCTACTCGGTTTTGGAGGAGTTTTACTTAAATGGATAA